The window TAACATCATTGAccaagtctttttttttttttttcctttccaTAAATTGGAGTTTATTTTCTTAACTGGTAGTAACCAAGTTTAGTTCAAATACTAGTGATTTTGACTTAATTGAAATATGGAGATAATTAAACAcaagtaaaattatttgattgaaaGAATATAATTGTCATATATACAATCACATGTATTTCCTAGTGAAAAACCaacatatataatgtatatGAAGCTATTGCTGTTAGACTATTTTGAAATTCTAAGTTGTTTTGACCAAGAAGGACTAACCAATCTCACAATAATGGTTGAAAAACAGCTGATACCaaactttattttgtttttctcaaGGTGGTCATTAATTGCTGGAAGACTTCCTGGACGAACTGAtaatgagataaaaaattattggaaTTCTCAATTGAGTAAGAGAGTAAACACAGATAAAATCGTGACAACTGTAACTATACAACCTACGAAACACaaagaaaatgatgatgaaCTCAACCCTACCAACCAAAGGCAGAGAGAAAGTCCGAATGGAGGTCAAGAGGAAGGAAATAGCGGTACTATCCCGATATTTGACACCAACGAGTTCTTCGATTTCTCCACTGAAACCTTTGGATTGGAATgggtaaataattttattaagtttGGCGTTGAACAAAATGATTTGCATTGATTTTCCTGTCCTTTTTTCTATTCccaataaaatgataatataaaatactCTCGTGTGTTAATAGTACTGCTACAATTTATTATTGTTGGTACTAAGTtgtatgaataaataatttcatttggttataatatcttaatttatgGCTATTATTCCTCTCAAtgatattgttataatatttagataaaagAGTCTAATAGTTTGATTAGTTCTACAACTGTgtctaattttaattctaatacaAAATCTAATCTATAGATCAAATAGTATTTTGTGTGTGTGTGGGTAAATGTCTAATAGTAACCAttgatttcatttattattttggttatttataataaacaattaaGCTACTTGATCTGAGATGCGGACcttaatataaaactaaacaagtaataataataataatattattattacgaaaaatgataaactcaacgaaataTTCAATGAAAGTAAGTCCACGAATCAACGTGGCATGACACGTGggtaaaagagagaaaattttcaaatgttcCGAAACGGtaatttcaggtcccgaaacggGCATTTCGggaagaattttatttttttattttttctcgaAAATGACCGTTTCGGGAAAAAAAATCTCTTCCCGAAATGCccgtttcgggacctgaaattaCCGTTTCGGgacatttgaaaattttctctctatcttcatcccgaaatgagtggtttcgggacccgaaatgaatagtttcaggacccgaaatgagcAATTTTGGGACATTGAGACATCTGACAGGCCACGTCAGATTCGTGAAACTGCTTTGATAAATCTGAATTTAtcaatcatttattattattattattattattattattattattattattattattattattattattattatgtgcGGTCCATGAATACAATTGGCCCATGTGAGTTGTCCGGTCCATTCAAATATTTTCCTTGCCTTAGGCCCTAACATAATTTTGTTactataatttttgtaatctctCTCTAGCagatagaaaaatataattatatcgaAAAAGCTCACTTTCTTATGCCTCTTACTTTATGctagaaaaaaataatcatattgaAAAGCTCACTTTCTTGTGCCTCTTACTTTGTTCTCTTATAGGGCTTCTTTGaggaaagttttttttttttttacctttttttctaaaatttcttatttgataaaaaataagaaaaaattagtttttaaaatttaaaaattaatttattctttaactttagaaaaaatgatttaggtgagagaatgataattaaaaaaaaaagataaaattatatgatagttttaatatttaaataaataaaaatattaattaaattattcatatgaTATTTggattttaagataaaaaataagtttatcacaaataactaaatataaaaaagaagtcCATCGTCTCTATAgtcatagttttttttttcatgtttatgTTTTCAGATTCCATTGAATGGAGGAGGATGTCTTTATCTATACTTAGAATCttcttattagtttttttttttatttgtcttttttGTCTTTAAAAGTTGAAATTTCCTTCtttcatatttgaattatatttattttaaataatatatattaatatttttattatatagattagattatattaatatatatgttaacttttaatttaaaaatataaaataaatgttgaaatttTGTACTGCTTTAATAGgattaaaaatacatttgtgtaaattgattgttttattcttattttaactctatatagtttattttatcaaaattttaataatatttaagatgtttttaataaaaataaaaactagtacaaaattaataaaaaaataaaaatatttaagtaataaatgattaatgttaaaaattaatcttattgAATTTCTCATAATCTTAGTAGTCggttaacaaaaataataataaaaagattttaaaattttaaccaaattttatatatctatTAGTCAATTATATAGAATTggttatactttttatttaaaatttataaaaataaatatataaaaattagaaaagtgATATTAGTtagtataaatttaatttaatataaataatttataataattatacttatttaaaactttcaaaatatagttataattctaaattatcaagactataattaaaaaaaaaatattatattaatgttgttcatattttaaaataattattttataagtttaaatatagtaatttttcgaactattaatataaatctgtaaaattttataattaaatatttaaaaaaatttccgAGATTCGTTTAGGAAAGCAAAGTCTATCGGATAGTTAATCTTTTTTCTCGATAATTTAAGAGCTCGATAACATttgaagtatttttttttaattttaatgtcatGTTTTTTGGTTAtgcttaaatgatttttttttatttttaatatacattatactctttaaaaaaattattttaaatgtataatattaaaataattattaaaatatattttattaaccttttatataaaataaatataataaatatttaaacttataaataatatttgttataaaatatgatttaaaaatatatttcttatcatatatattaatacaaaaacttAATTTAGCATAcaacaaattttgattttgtctaatttaagtataattttCATACCttatcaaaaaaacaaaaatcatttttgACAACTTTTAAAAGTTTTGTGAGATTATCATCgcacaatattatttttcataaattggaattaaattgttatttaaacattaattttatgtaatagatttgtaaacaaatatttgtaatttatcATTTCctattttattgtattaatacaaatttaaattattttaaaataatagatttGTATTCACCTGAACTCAATAAGTTTAACCTTTTCACTGTGGCTTGGTTCGGTtttagattattcaaataacttaaatgaattaaatatcattttactcatcattttatatattaaattaataatttcattaatcaaaatattaaaatacatattattttaaattattaatttttattttatttatatattaccatgctctttaaatttttttatcaaaaaaatatctcaattccctaaaattatcattttctctctaaattatttaaataacttaggttttatccaaaataaatttttttacaagATAAATGTGAAAGTacgttttttatatatatatataattaactatttacttatttaattataaaaagaatacAAAATTCAACGTTTCACAATGTTTGGGAACGACTCCCAACAACCTCACCCGACAACCACTAGAAAAAATAAGTCGCggtagaaaaataaataaattgagtatataaaaagttagagagaaaataataaatataaaaagttagaaAGAAAAAGTAATCTTCGAGAAAGAATGATCCAAAACATGACAATGTTCGGAAAAGAATGGTTCAGAACATAGGGGtattcat is drawn from Impatiens glandulifera chromosome 3, dImpGla2.1, whole genome shotgun sequence and contains these coding sequences:
- the LOC124931905 gene encoding transcription factor MYB3-like, encoding MAPKSMEEKAKNEFSKGAWTSEEDKKLAESIQIHGPKRWKTVAVKSGLNRCGKSCRLRWLNYLRPNIKRGNISDDEEDLILRLHKLLGNRWSLIAGRLPGRTDNEIKNYWNSQLSKRVNTDKIVTTVTIQPTKHKENDDELNPTNQRQRESPNGGQEEGNSGTIPIFDTNEFFDFSTETFGLEWVNNFIKFGVEQNDLH